The Heyndrickxia vini genome contains a region encoding:
- a CDS encoding type VII secretion protein EssB/YukC, translated as MAERIKLPHGVLQKNDHELIVEIPLKNTKVIEAEQLMELTKSDSLFLACQKQEIKESTIYLCYTLPNGYKPLQQYTGAALKTKIKIAKEIMQIQKIQGTQFTTYIHPDNIYANSSGDVKFVHRGIRSVLPPELEDGKAFVFHIKCLIISLFTGKSFAELVNKGLTNITVKHSFVKDLGKAKSLSEIENILSSNVQVQEAEQKIIKDSKPVEKLSKTNDKINDQNLSEIKPHKEQDKQQITKENKKWATPFSFLLIGLLIGIVIMYMGQVKPNSNALASSNDDKKSVEKKLVMVNAEKDRQEQLLAAYRLLADGKNDEAIKKLASIKNLSDEDQQLLVREYMKQNTPESLRKAAMLSNEFNDEIAAKLVALNTEESKKVLLNLQSDSPSIQIEQAWLKKEYDTVTQIAEQQPKSNKRAKTLAINSYLELGKTKEAEGLAKEIGDIPLQIKAKEQEIKSIKDDKKKSKKQKEKEIKEINKSIEKLKKKK; from the coding sequence ATGGCAGAGAGAATTAAGCTGCCCCACGGTGTATTACAGAAAAATGATCATGAGCTAATTGTCGAAATTCCATTGAAAAATACAAAAGTAATTGAAGCGGAGCAATTAATGGAATTAACGAAATCAGATTCTTTGTTCTTAGCTTGCCAGAAACAGGAGATAAAAGAATCAACGATTTATTTATGCTATACACTACCAAATGGTTATAAACCATTGCAGCAATATACTGGGGCAGCATTGAAAACAAAAATAAAGATCGCTAAAGAAATTATGCAAATCCAAAAAATTCAAGGAACACAATTTACTACCTATATTCATCCGGATAATATTTATGCTAATTCTTCAGGAGACGTAAAGTTTGTCCATAGAGGGATACGTTCGGTGCTTCCACCTGAATTGGAAGATGGAAAGGCATTTGTTTTCCACATTAAATGTTTGATTATCTCACTTTTTACTGGAAAATCTTTTGCTGAGCTTGTTAATAAAGGACTAACAAATATAACGGTCAAACATTCTTTTGTTAAAGATTTAGGAAAGGCTAAATCGTTGTCAGAAATTGAGAACATCCTTTCTTCTAACGTACAAGTGCAAGAAGCAGAGCAAAAAATAATAAAAGATAGCAAGCCTGTTGAGAAATTAAGTAAAACAAATGATAAAATAAACGACCAAAATTTATCTGAAATAAAGCCGCATAAAGAACAGGATAAGCAACAAATAACGAAGGAAAATAAAAAATGGGCTACACCGTTCAGCTTCTTATTGATCGGTCTTCTTATTGGTATCGTAATTATGTATATGGGCCAAGTCAAACCAAATTCGAATGCGCTTGCCTCAAGTAATGATGATAAAAAATCGGTAGAAAAAAAGCTAGTGATGGTAAACGCGGAAAAGGATCGGCAAGAACAGCTACTAGCAGCATATAGACTTTTGGCTGATGGAAAAAATGATGAAGCCATAAAGAAACTGGCAAGTATAAAGAATCTATCTGACGAAGATCAACAATTGCTTGTAAGGGAATATATGAAACAAAATACCCCAGAAAGCTTAAGAAAAGCAGCGATGTTATCTAATGAGTTTAATGATGAGATTGCAGCAAAACTAGTAGCACTTAACACAGAAGAATCCAAGAAAGTTTTGCTGAATTTACAATCTGATTCACCATCTATCCAAATTGAACAGGCATGGCTAAAAAAAGAGTATGATACGGTCACCCAAATAGCCGAACAGCAGCCAAAAAGTAACAAGCGGGCAAAAACATTAGCGATCAATAGTTATCTTGAATTAGGAAAGACAAAAGAAGCAGAAGGGCTCGCTAAAGAAATTGGTGACATCCCACTACAAATTAAAGCGAAAGAACAAGAAATAAAAAGTATTAAAGATGACAAAAAGAAATCAAAAAAGCAAAAGGAAAAAGAAATAAAGGAAATTAATAAATCAATAGAGAAATTGAAAAAAAAGAAATAG
- a CDS encoding LacI family DNA-binding transcriptional regulator produces MTVTIKDVARVAQVSPSTVSRVIADNPRISEETKRRVREAMNELGYHPNFQARSLVVKSTKTIGIIMPNSATQVLENPFFPEVLRGISLIARENRFGIYLSTGATQEEIFEEVIQMVQGRRVDGIILLYSKTDDKIMKYLLDNDFPFTVIGRPFHNAERITYVDNDNIYATKQVTKYLIDKGHEKIAFIGVNTEDVFTIDRMEGYKQAMEEAGIPFKKDYVIHEKWLKENEKEAIIEYLFSKEVPTAIVLTDDFLAIKLMSIAEDLSIRVPEDISIVSFNNIMLCQYMRPPLSSVDINIFQLGIEAAGCLLDKINHPETLPKRITIPAKMIERKTCAKIIKK; encoded by the coding sequence ATGACAGTAACAATAAAAGACGTAGCAAGAGTAGCTCAAGTGTCACCTTCTACGGTGTCAAGGGTCATTGCTGATAATCCGCGCATTAGTGAAGAAACAAAAAGGCGGGTACGTGAAGCAATGAACGAATTAGGATACCATCCTAATTTCCAAGCACGAAGCTTAGTCGTAAAAAGTACGAAAACAATTGGAATCATTATGCCGAATTCAGCTACGCAAGTGCTAGAAAATCCTTTCTTCCCAGAAGTATTGAGGGGAATCAGTTTAATTGCACGGGAAAATCGCTTTGGTATCTATTTGTCTACAGGTGCTACTCAAGAAGAAATTTTTGAAGAAGTTATTCAAATGGTTCAAGGGCGTCGAGTTGATGGAATTATTCTCCTCTATTCAAAAACAGATGACAAAATCATGAAATATTTACTAGATAATGATTTTCCATTTACTGTTATTGGAAGACCATTTCATAATGCGGAGCGGATTACCTATGTTGATAATGACAATATATATGCCACTAAGCAAGTGACGAAATACCTTATTGATAAAGGGCACGAAAAAATTGCATTTATTGGTGTGAATACAGAAGATGTTTTTACCATTGATCGGATGGAAGGGTATAAACAAGCAATGGAGGAAGCCGGAATTCCCTTCAAGAAAGACTATGTAATCCATGAGAAATGGCTGAAGGAAAATGAAAAGGAAGCGATTATTGAATATTTATTCAGCAAAGAAGTGCCGACGGCCATTGTGTTAACAGATGATTTCCTTGCAATTAAATTGATGAGTATAGCAGAGGATTTATCGATACGCGTACCAGAGGATATTTCGATTGTCAGCTTTAACAATATTATGCTTTGTCAGTATATGAGACCTCCATTATCATCCGTAGATATCAATATTTTTCAATTAGGAATTGAAGCCGCAGGCTGTTTATTGGATAAAATAAATCATCCGGAAACTTTACCTAAGCGAATCACAATTCCGGCTAAAATGATCGAAAGAAAAACGTGTGCGAAAATTATAAAGAAATAA
- a CDS encoding carbohydrate ABC transporter permease: MSRKKKKSFIIGTIGIILALLWLSPFYLMIVNSFKTKREIFTDTLKLPKQFTFDNYVEAFNQLDFLKTLFNSILISVVAVVIIVIFSSMAAYALSRRKSKISGLIFFLFVAAMLIPFQSVMIPLVSIFGKMEMLNRIGIIIMYLGFGSSLSIFLYHGTLSGISKSLDEAATIDGANRFQVFWYIIFPMLKPITVTVAILNIIWIWNDYLLPSLVINKEGMETIPLKMFFFFGEYTKQWHLALAGLTIAIIPVIIVYFFLQKQIIKGISEGSVK; encoded by the coding sequence GTGAGCAGAAAAAAGAAAAAATCATTTATCATTGGTACGATAGGAATCATTTTGGCTCTCCTATGGCTTTCACCGTTTTACTTAATGATCGTAAACTCTTTTAAAACAAAGCGGGAAATATTCACTGATACGTTGAAACTTCCTAAACAATTTACCTTTGATAACTATGTGGAGGCATTTAACCAGTTAGATTTTTTAAAAACCTTATTTAATTCGATTTTAATAAGCGTGGTTGCAGTCGTCATAATTGTTATTTTTTCATCGATGGCAGCGTATGCACTATCACGCAGAAAAAGTAAAATTAGCGGGTTAATCTTTTTCCTTTTCGTTGCTGCAATGTTAATTCCATTTCAATCCGTCATGATCCCACTTGTTTCTATATTCGGGAAAATGGAAATGCTCAATCGAATAGGAATTATCATCATGTATCTAGGATTTGGATCAAGTCTTTCCATCTTTTTATATCATGGTACATTATCAGGAATTTCAAAATCTCTTGATGAGGCGGCTACAATCGATGGAGCGAATCGTTTTCAAGTATTTTGGTATATTATCTTTCCAATGTTAAAACCAATTACGGTTACTGTTGCGATTTTAAACATTATTTGGATTTGGAATGACTATTTATTGCCATCACTCGTTATTAATAAAGAAGGAATGGAAACGATTCCTTTAAAAATGTTCTTCTTCTTTGGAGAATATACGAAACAATGGCATTTAGCATTAGCTGGTTTAACAATTGCAATTATCCCGGTTATTATCGTGTATTTCTTCCTGCAAAAACAAATTATTAAAGGAATTTCTGAAGGCTCTGTAAAATAA
- a CDS encoding serine/threonine protein kinase: protein MAKHNIHLAEGDILKNQYEIIQQIGSGGMSVVYLAKECKEENRLWAIKVADMEKKISKRLFSEAKILSELDHPSLPKIADFFSSPDKEFFYLVQEYVEGETLYEWFEQNDCFIDEETVVNICIQLCDVLHYLHSRKPSPIIYRDLKPANIMITKTRDIKLIDFGIARKYTENKAKDTLQIGTVGFAAPEQFEKRQSDTRTDLFSLGALMYYLLSGGKYVYITQKPIQFFRKQLPKSLKKCIHLLVKSNPNERIQTAGEVKDYLKKTQMQLAKGKNHSLKKGLLISKYVFSIFFFIGVIVYIAYDQFHK, encoded by the coding sequence ATGGCCAAACATAATATTCATTTAGCCGAAGGAGATATTTTAAAGAACCAATATGAAATTATTCAACAAATCGGTTCAGGTGGAATGTCGGTCGTGTATCTGGCGAAAGAATGTAAAGAAGAAAACCGCCTTTGGGCGATAAAAGTAGCTGATATGGAGAAGAAGATTTCTAAAAGGCTATTTTCAGAGGCAAAAATATTAAGTGAATTGGATCATCCTTCATTACCGAAAATTGCCGATTTTTTCTCTTCACCAGACAAAGAATTCTTTTATCTCGTTCAAGAATATGTTGAAGGTGAAACCTTGTATGAATGGTTCGAACAAAATGATTGTTTCATCGATGAAGAGACAGTCGTAAACATCTGCATCCAACTATGCGATGTTCTGCATTATTTACATTCAAGGAAACCATCCCCAATTATCTATCGGGATTTAAAACCAGCGAATATTATGATCACGAAAACGAGGGATATAAAGCTAATCGACTTTGGAATTGCACGAAAGTACACGGAAAATAAAGCGAAGGACACATTACAAATAGGTACGGTCGGATTCGCGGCACCCGAGCAATTCGAAAAAAGACAATCGGATACGAGAACAGATCTGTTTTCATTAGGTGCATTAATGTACTACTTACTTTCCGGCGGCAAATATGTTTATATCACACAGAAACCTATTCAGTTTTTCCGAAAGCAATTACCAAAAAGCTTAAAGAAATGTATTCATTTACTAGTAAAATCAAACCCGAATGAGCGAATTCAAACGGCCGGGGAAGTAAAAGACTATCTAAAAAAAACGCAAATGCAGCTTGCTAAAGGAAAAAATCATTCATTAAAAAAGGGTTTGTTAATTTCGAAATATGTATTTTCTATATTTTTTTTCATCGGTGTAATTGTTTATATTGCCTACGACCAATTTCATAAATAA
- a CDS encoding DUF6382 domain-containing protein: MKSSIYGIGYDFYQKNGHYLMLYENQGEQLLGDALIPLQVKMMQSNQIPNILPLSIEELDFNIRLYYDITSKRNLQSYLDNHTLSSFDFYQLFINIITTLEQSKLYMLNEHHYILKEDFIFIGKEVKQLYLTYLPIQSFEKKSSTLDELKELLLRIVKQVESLQGSEQKHISQYVEDPSFSLAGLKELLIDLQRLRPTPYTNYQNGLANQSIHSNQMNTGVQGNYANQPNAISQQSSPVQNQEVKTDSQPPAKKKTKETLKKEKRGSAFTQRQKVYIIVLGLLALTIIWKIFEAVPTQMMLLVCTVLSVAVLVIGAILLLKKGQSTLAASEAAASNQATENPNFQQNVPLPVGAMNNQAFVPNPQQSQSYYGGSTTNIQTATNIMEPPAVPPMTQTDSKQAKVEKPIRIKQTEQKKLNPIREEQSFSLDTNLLVENDDTVLLADEMDDDFVQPIVEPYLEVDRNGEVEHIKLTEDHFMIGRNEAAVDYVEDSVGISRVHLELIKIDNSYGVKDLGSRNGTKLNGETLIPYKIYALNEDDCLTIGKVEYRFKWE; this comes from the coding sequence ATGAAATCATCAATATATGGAATTGGTTATGATTTTTATCAAAAAAATGGTCATTACCTAATGCTTTACGAAAATCAAGGGGAACAATTATTAGGGGATGCACTTATTCCACTTCAAGTAAAAATGATGCAATCCAATCAAATACCAAATATTCTTCCTCTTTCAATCGAAGAACTGGATTTCAATATACGGTTATATTATGACATAACATCCAAACGTAATTTACAATCCTATTTAGACAATCATACACTTTCATCTTTTGATTTCTATCAACTATTTATAAATATCATTACAACGTTGGAACAAAGTAAATTGTATATGCTCAATGAACATCATTACATATTAAAAGAAGACTTTATCTTTATTGGTAAAGAAGTGAAACAACTCTATTTAACCTATTTACCTATCCAATCGTTTGAGAAGAAATCAAGTACGTTGGATGAGTTGAAAGAATTACTACTGCGGATTGTTAAGCAAGTTGAAAGTTTACAAGGAAGTGAACAAAAGCATATTTCCCAATATGTGGAGGATCCATCATTTAGTTTAGCAGGATTAAAGGAACTGTTAATCGATTTACAGAGGCTCCGTCCAACACCTTATACCAATTATCAAAATGGATTAGCAAATCAATCGATTCATTCGAATCAAATGAATACAGGAGTTCAAGGAAATTACGCGAACCAACCAAATGCCATAAGTCAGCAATCATCACCAGTACAAAATCAAGAAGTAAAAACAGATTCACAGCCACCGGCTAAAAAGAAGACAAAAGAAACGTTAAAAAAAGAAAAGCGCGGTTCAGCTTTTACGCAAAGACAAAAAGTATATATTATTGTCCTTGGCCTGCTGGCATTAACAATTATTTGGAAGATTTTCGAAGCAGTTCCTACCCAAATGATGTTATTAGTATGTACTGTCTTATCTGTTGCTGTTCTTGTAATTGGTGCAATCTTGCTTTTGAAGAAGGGGCAAAGCACATTAGCAGCATCAGAAGCGGCTGCCTCTAATCAAGCAACGGAAAATCCAAATTTTCAACAAAATGTCCCATTACCAGTCGGTGCAATGAATAATCAAGCATTTGTGCCAAATCCTCAGCAATCTCAGTCATATTATGGGGGAAGTACAACAAACATTCAAACAGCAACGAATATCATGGAACCTCCCGCGGTTCCTCCAATGACACAAACGGATAGTAAGCAAGCAAAGGTTGAAAAACCGATTCGAATCAAACAAACCGAACAAAAGAAACTAAACCCTATTCGTGAAGAACAATCTTTTTCACTAGATACAAATTTACTAGTCGAAAATGACGATACCGTATTGTTAGCAGACGAGATGGATGATGACTTCGTTCAACCGATCGTTGAACCCTATTTGGAAGTAGATCGAAATGGGGAAGTTGAACATATTAAGTTAACAGAAGATCATTTTATGATAGGCAGAAATGAAGCGGCAGTTGATTATGTAGAGGATAGTGTAGGGATTTCTCGAGTTCATTTAGAATTAATCAAAATTGATAATAGCTACGGTGTGAAGGATCTTGGATCAAGGAATGGAACGAAATTAAATGGAGAAACATTAATCCCATATAAAATCTATGCCTTAAACGAAGATGATTGTTTAACTATCGGCAAAGTGGAATACCGATTTAAGTGGGAGTAG
- a CDS encoding TadE/TadG family type IV pilus assembly protein produces MLKKFRKDDDGSLTLEAAMVMPIFLLFVVFLATIIRISVADLALRNAVNNTAEILATHAYPAYLAEKAAKSKIDDTIKNYTQDQFDLEQATKLAKGVLEKFNINLMDYVSSISGAILTPVVKENFKESNKDQLFKENSLEIKVEPPSTLENSYIGIIGTYRVSITAPFVNKKITLQKKAYERLWTGS; encoded by the coding sequence ATGTTAAAGAAATTTAGAAAGGATGACGATGGAAGTTTAACATTGGAAGCAGCAATGGTGATGCCGATTTTTCTTTTATTTGTTGTGTTTTTGGCTACGATTATACGAATTTCCGTTGCCGATTTGGCGTTAAGAAATGCTGTCAATAATACAGCAGAAATTCTTGCCACCCATGCGTATCCCGCCTATTTAGCAGAAAAAGCAGCAAAGTCCAAAATCGATGATACGATTAAGAACTACACACAAGATCAGTTTGATCTTGAACAGGCAACGAAGCTGGCAAAAGGCGTGCTAGAGAAATTCAATATTAATTTAATGGACTATGTATCTAGCATTTCAGGTGCTATTTTAACCCCGGTCGTTAAAGAAAATTTTAAAGAGTCTAATAAAGATCAATTATTTAAGGAAAATTCATTGGAAATTAAAGTGGAACCCCCATCAACATTAGAAAATTCATATATAGGTATCATAGGTACTTATCGGGTAAGTATTACCGCCCCATTTGTTAATAAAAAAATCACGTTACAAAAAAAGGCCTATGAACGTTTATGGACAGGATCTTAA
- a CDS encoding PP2C family protein-serine/threonine phosphatase, whose protein sequence is MISNQNWQIGIATHTGPVKQINEDDYFIQTIEDAVGNEFTIVAIADGMGGYERGDAASKMAITILEQWWDRNIKKFLKKKNCLQRLITEMNQLFNKMNKQLLQYGTKIGTTFSILMLYKGDYAICHVGDSRIYQFKGGNVGFQNFFRALSDREGMEFLKKQNTETLETDVEIVQLTEDHSWVEQQVKKGKLTKEEARNHRKRNVLTQCLGIENGINPWGQMGTYQSSDLFLLCTDGFYSMFSNDEIADTILGLEKEYTDLQTLADYLVNLANYTGTKDNITVILLRNIFNKENDNNQSHDKFNLLSFLNHKRWS, encoded by the coding sequence ATGATTTCTAATCAAAATTGGCAAATAGGGATTGCAACTCACACCGGTCCTGTCAAACAAATCAATGAAGATGATTATTTTATTCAGACGATAGAAGATGCAGTTGGAAATGAATTTACGATAGTTGCCATTGCTGATGGTATGGGCGGTTATGAACGTGGTGATGCAGCAAGTAAAATGGCGATTACAATTCTTGAACAATGGTGGGACAGAAACATTAAAAAGTTTTTAAAGAAGAAAAATTGTCTTCAACGGCTAATCACCGAAATGAACCAATTGTTCAATAAAATGAATAAGCAATTATTGCAGTATGGGACAAAGATTGGAACAACCTTCTCTATCTTAATGTTATATAAAGGAGACTATGCGATTTGCCATGTCGGAGATAGTAGAATATACCAATTTAAAGGTGGAAATGTTGGATTTCAAAACTTCTTCCGGGCATTAAGTGATAGAGAAGGAATGGAATTTTTGAAAAAGCAAAATACAGAAACACTGGAAACCGATGTGGAAATTGTTCAGCTAACAGAGGATCATTCTTGGGTGGAACAGCAAGTGAAAAAGGGAAAACTGACCAAGGAAGAAGCACGTAATCATCGGAAGCGCAATGTATTAACCCAATGTTTAGGAATTGAAAACGGTATTAATCCATGGGGACAAATGGGTACCTATCAATCCAGTGATTTATTTTTATTATGTACGGACGGATTTTATTCAATGTTTTCCAATGATGAAATTGCGGACACGATTCTTGGTTTAGAGAAAGAATATACGGATCTGCAAACTTTAGCTGATTACTTAGTAAACTTAGCGAATTATACCGGGACAAAAGACAATATTACTGTCATTCTATTACGAAACATATTTAATAAAGAAAATGACAACAACCAAAGTCACGATAAGTTTAACCTATTATCCTTTTTGAATCATAAACGTTGGAGTTAG
- a CDS encoding ABC transporter substrate-binding protein has translation MKMKKLFPAMLALLLLVSVGLVGCSSSDKSKGGSSSKGDVVVDIFQFKVEFKDQFKAVAKKYEDEHKGVKINITSVGGGEDYGAALKSKFASGNEPTIYNVGGPQDVKDWETKLADLSDTKAASVALDGTLDGVKKGNEVLGLPYNQEGYGFIYNTKVFEKAGINPKDITSFAKLQDAVKTLDNKKKELGLKGVFALPGKETWVTGLHLSNTFLSPEFNGNVIDTFNAKKVDFKYGDAFKNVLDLENKYSVQPTVSLDYSQQVEELFSTGKVAMIQQGNWVYSSIAGIDQDLADNGIGLLPIPVEGFKEDAIPVGVPMYWAVNKNKDKKEVEEAKKFLDWLYTSDAGKEAVINDFKFIPAYDGFDASKISDPLAKAVYQYAQDGKTIPWVFMGYPTGWGQEKLGVDIQKYLSGEISWDELVKDSKTAWESSRK, from the coding sequence ATGAAAATGAAAAAGCTATTTCCAGCCATGCTTGCACTATTGCTTTTAGTAAGTGTTGGATTAGTAGGATGTTCTTCTAGTGATAAATCGAAAGGTGGAAGTTCATCAAAAGGTGATGTAGTGGTTGATATTTTTCAATTTAAAGTAGAATTTAAAGACCAATTTAAAGCGGTTGCAAAAAAATACGAAGATGAACATAAGGGTGTAAAAATCAATATTACTTCTGTCGGTGGTGGAGAAGATTACGGTGCAGCATTGAAATCTAAATTCGCGTCTGGTAATGAGCCTACTATCTATAATGTAGGTGGACCACAAGATGTGAAAGATTGGGAAACGAAATTAGCAGATCTATCTGATACAAAAGCAGCATCAGTTGCATTAGATGGAACACTTGATGGTGTGAAAAAAGGAAATGAAGTGTTAGGACTTCCATATAACCAAGAAGGATATGGCTTCATTTATAATACAAAAGTTTTTGAAAAAGCAGGAATCAATCCGAAAGACATTACTTCTTTTGCTAAATTGCAAGATGCAGTGAAAACATTAGACAATAAGAAAAAAGAATTAGGATTAAAAGGTGTATTTGCCTTACCTGGAAAAGAAACATGGGTAACTGGTTTACACTTATCTAATACGTTCTTATCACCAGAATTCAATGGAAATGTTATTGATACATTTAATGCGAAAAAAGTTGATTTTAAATATGGTGACGCATTCAAGAATGTGCTTGATTTAGAAAACAAATATTCTGTACAACCTACGGTAAGTCTTGATTACTCTCAACAGGTAGAGGAATTATTCTCTACTGGTAAGGTAGCAATGATTCAGCAAGGGAACTGGGTATATAGTTCAATTGCTGGTATTGATCAAGATTTAGCGGACAATGGCATTGGACTTTTACCAATCCCTGTTGAAGGATTTAAAGAAGATGCGATACCAGTCGGTGTACCTATGTACTGGGCAGTAAATAAAAATAAAGATAAGAAAGAAGTAGAAGAAGCGAAGAAATTCTTAGATTGGCTATATACTTCTGACGCTGGTAAAGAAGCGGTTATTAATGATTTCAAATTCATCCCTGCATATGATGGATTTGATGCAAGCAAAATTTCTGATCCTCTAGCTAAAGCAGTTTATCAATATGCACAAGACGGAAAAACAATTCCTTGGGTATTCATGGGCTATCCTACTGGATGGGGACAAGAAAAATTAGGTGTGGATATTCAAAAGTATTTAAGTGGAGAAATAAGCTGGGATGAATTAGTCAAAGATTCAAAAACAGCTTGGGAATCTTCAAGAAAATAA
- a CDS encoding A24 family peptidase, whose product MQLHLYDYFLFFYLLIALYLDVKYSKLPNWLTVSGMAFGIIYHLLTNGIHGLIFSIAGLLVAGLIFIILYVFKAIGAGDAKLFAAIGSFIGIEMVLYLAMYSIVFAGIIGVLILLFTKTFLRKLTNAFMEIMSSILSSDFQSLEDYKVNKSTRFPFMYAVIPAVLTTYYFFYI is encoded by the coding sequence GTGCAGTTACATTTATATGATTATTTTCTATTTTTCTACCTATTAATTGCCCTATATTTAGATGTTAAATATAGCAAATTGCCGAACTGGTTAACGGTTTCGGGAATGGCATTTGGAATCATCTATCACCTTCTTACAAATGGCATACATGGTCTTATTTTTTCAATTGCTGGATTACTAGTTGCAGGACTTATATTTATTATATTGTATGTGTTTAAAGCTATCGGTGCGGGTGATGCCAAATTATTTGCTGCTATCGGTTCATTTATAGGGATTGAAATGGTTTTATATCTGGCTATGTATTCGATTGTTTTTGCGGGAATTATCGGTGTACTGATCTTATTATTCACAAAGACCTTTTTGAGAAAATTAACTAATGCATTTATGGAAATTATGTCGTCTATCCTATCAAGTGATTTTCAATCACTGGAAGACTACAAGGTAAACAAAAGTACGAGGTTCCCATTCATGTATGCAGTGATTCCGGCAGTCCTTACGACGTATTATTTCTTTTACATATAA
- a CDS encoding carbohydrate ABC transporter permease, translated as MKKRNLWYWLFLAPTLIALAIVVILPLIYGVYYSFTNWNGIENPQFIGFENYINLFKDQEFLESLWFTVKFTVVSVFLINFFGLALALIVTQKMKTSNLLRTIFFMPNLIGGLILGFIWQFIFLKVFSGIGELLGIESLQGWLSTSTTGFWALAILMSWQMAGYIMVIYISYLESVPQELLEAAEIDGANSFQRFMHITFPLVAPAFTVSLFLTLSNSFKLYDQNLSLTGGGPFHSTQMVAMEIYKTAFTENAMAYAQSKAVIFFIIVAAISLTQVYVNKKREVEM; from the coding sequence ATGAAAAAAAGGAATTTATGGTATTGGTTGTTTTTAGCTCCTACTCTCATTGCGCTAGCAATCGTTGTTATTTTACCATTAATTTATGGAGTATATTACTCTTTTACGAACTGGAATGGAATTGAAAATCCTCAGTTTATCGGTTTCGAAAATTATATCAATCTATTTAAGGATCAGGAATTTTTGGAGTCCTTATGGTTTACTGTGAAATTTACAGTTGTTTCGGTATTCTTGATTAACTTTTTCGGGCTTGCTCTAGCACTTATTGTTACGCAAAAAATGAAAACAAGTAATCTACTAAGAACGATTTTCTTTATGCCGAATCTTATTGGCGGACTTATCCTAGGTTTCATTTGGCAATTCATATTTCTTAAAGTATTTTCCGGAATTGGTGAATTATTAGGGATTGAATCATTGCAAGGATGGTTGTCAACTTCAACAACCGGTTTTTGGGCTCTAGCAATTTTAATGAGTTGGCAAATGGCTGGATACATTATGGTTATCTATATCTCCTATCTTGAAAGTGTTCCACAAGAATTACTGGAGGCAGCAGAAATCGATGGGGCAAATAGTTTCCAACGCTTTATGCATATTACATTTCCTCTAGTTGCGCCAGCATTTACAGTAAGTTTATTTTTAACATTATCGAATTCATTTAAATTATATGATCAAAACCTATCATTAACAGGTGGAGGACCCTTTCATTCCACACAAATGGTGGCGATGGAAATTTACAAAACGGCATTTACTGAAAATGCGATGGCATATGCCCAATCAAAGGCAGTTATTTTCTTTATTATCGTTGCCGCCATTTCACTAACACAAGTGTATGTCAATAAGAAACGGGAGGTCGAAATGTAG